In Corvus hawaiiensis isolate bCorHaw1 chromosome 14, bCorHaw1.pri.cur, whole genome shotgun sequence, the sequence CGTGTTCCCATCTGACGACCCCTGCGCAGCGATACAGGCAGGGCAAAAAAGCCTGCGTTTCTTAGCTTCTTCTTGCCAAGGCACGTGTGGAGCTGTAACTTACCGGCTCCCTGGATCAAAGTGTGCCTGtggctctctcccttcttctaCGGATGGTGAATATCCTGCAGCCAAGGATCACACGACAGGTCTTCTAATGAGGGCCTGTCCAAGGAGTGCAGGGACAGACACCATCTGATGAGTTCCTTGCAGTCTGCGGGGAGAAACCAGAAAGCGCCGgtcagttgcagaaggctcctgtccgCTTTGCCCCACTATTGCCATGCCCAGGCCATGCCATGGCGgctccaagctgtgcctgaacTTTCCCATCCATTCTTTgttttggaggagagcaggagagcggGGCATGTGCCACCTCCTCGGCAGCTGCCAGAGCGGGATGCTCGTGAGcccgctgctgtctcccagcaccgCTATTCCCCCCGTGCCGCAGAGATGAGCATCCACCTTGAGAGAGCCGTTGTGGGAGCGACAGCTGGCCCCAGCTGATGTTCCGGCCCTTCGGGAACGGGTGCTGCCCGCAGACCATCTGGTGCAGCacgatgcccagggaccagacggTAGCTGCCTCGCCGTAGTACCAGCCAAAGTGGTTCCATTCCGGGGGGCTGTACGATGGTGTTCCTACGGAATAGAGAGGCAGTTCATTAGGGGGATGCTGCCTGCTCCCGGAGCCtcgccccagcatccctgggcacgCGGGGGCCGCACCAGTGGCACGCGGCGTGACCCGCTGCCCTCTCGCCAGCGCCTGTGACTTGCGGACAAACTGTGGGTTGTAAAAGAAGCCACCGGTGTCGCAAGAGGGCAGCggaagccctggcaaggcccgaGCATTCCACGCAAAGGGAAAACCCGCTCAGTGCCGGGGGGGAAAAACCATGccttcaccctgcctgcctgcattgccccaaaaaacattctgaagcCAAGGCAAACCAGGCAAGCTGAGCAGTCCAAGCCCTTTCTCGCCTGCACACCAAACCGGCGGGTGCACAGCTTCTGGCCCCACCCTCTCTGCTACCCCCACCCACGGGTGTGTTTTTGTcacgctggctgccccagccccagcgccagtcctgggcagagtggctggcgAAGGCTGCCAGCAGCGCTGGAAGATGGCCCCCTGGCCACCCACACTCAAAAGCAACTGGGCTGAACACTCGGTCCTGGCATCAAAAGGGAGAATCCccgctgccacagccaggctgggccgcGAGATGCCGGCACCGGGAGCCTACCCCGGCGGGGACTCACCTGCAAAGCGGGTGTAGGCTGTGTCTTGCAGGTGGGTGCCGCAGCCAAAGTCAATCAATTTGGCCTGGCCGGTGGCCAGGTCAACCAGGATGTTCTCTGGTTTCAGGTCCCTGTGAAGGACCccgcagctggtgcagtgccgcACGGCCTCCAGGACCTGGCGGAAGAGCTCCCGTGCCACCTCCTCTGACAGGAAGCCCCGCTCTCGAATAAAACGAAGCAGGTCCTGAGAGTGCTCCGGCCGCTCCATCACCAGCACCACGTTGTTGGGGAGCTCGAGCCACTCGAGGAGCTGCACCACACCAGGGAAGCCGGTGGacaccttgtccagcagcacgACCTCGAGTGGTGCGCTGGTGCCGTTGGGCTGCGGGAGGAGCACGATGCCGTCAGTGGGGCTGATGCCGTGCCAGGGCTCGGGAAGGCCCTCGCCCAGCCCGGGATGCTCTGCGCCCTCCGCTGCCCCCACGCCCGCTCTCCCCCGAGGCGTCCTGCCGCCTTCCACCCTCCCGGGCCTCGGCTTATCCCCGCCCGTCACGCCccggcttctcccgctgcccaccacccccctcctccccccgctcactcaccagctcgCCCCAATGACGGATGCGGTTCCGTGGCACCcgtttgatggccacctgcaagcCAAGGGAAGCAGCGGGTtgagctcgccgcccgccctgccgagccccatcctccttctcctgcgccctcctcctcctccgccccccctcctcctgcgcccgccgccggccccgccactcACCGGGGCGCCGTCCGAGAGCCGCGTCGCCGCGAACACGCTGCCGAAGCCGCCGCGCCCCAGCAGCGAGCCCACCCGGTAGCGCTCCGTCAGGCCCTGCTGCGCCTTCCCTGCCGGCGACACGCGGCTGTCAGCGCTCGGCCCGGCTCCAGAAACGGCCCGCGGCCGCTCCTcaaccgccccgggccgggtatCCCCAGATGTTGCCTCTTTCGAAGGGGACACCGGCAGCtcgggggcgggggccgcgctgCCGAGGGGAAGAGCTCGGACCGGGGAAGACGCCGCGgacgcggcgggagcggccgcgccgtCTGTGTCCGCGGCGGgtcccgggaggagccggggccggggccggggccggggccggggccggggccggggccggagtcGGAGTCGGAGGCGGgcctggggccggggccggagtcGGACCAGCCGGAGCCAGAGGCTGGCAATGCTGCCCAAGAGGCAGGCACTGATGCCCGCCCAGCAGCGCCACCGCCAGTACGGCAAGAGCCGGGCGGAGGCGAGACCGCGGCGGgacgcccgggggcggggagggcg encodes:
- the LOC125333347 gene encoding serine/threonine-protein kinase pim-1-like, whose product is MSQRSAVTGGWPQGRAQPGSHRIPRSLGQTVVPELRLMVRSRRCGSHLRFSPGTGQENSNSPGDEGTAPGTAPPLPLPTPSGRGAALRPAGAARLPPHVLLCPPTGLAPPGAGRRLIQHFALLQAKSADSALLAREQETAARGERAAGASCKTAARKSYNLVKRKLNKTVRVARLREEEMLRDSASAPERSGPAAPAPELPVSPSKEATSGDTRPGAVEERPRAVSGAGPSADSRVSPAGKAQQGLTERYRVGSLLGRGGFGSVFAATRLSDGAPVAIKRVPRNRIRHWGELPNGTSAPLEVVLLDKVSTGFPGVVQLLEWLELPNNVVLVMERPEHSQDLLRFIRERGFLSEEVARELFRQVLEAVRHCTSCGVLHRDLKPENILVDLATGQAKLIDFGCGTHLQDTAYTRFAGTPSYSPPEWNHFGWYYGEAATVWSLGIVLHQMVCGQHPFPKGRNISWGQLSLPQRLSQDCKELIRWCLSLHSLDRPSLEDLSCDPWLQDIHHP